The Microbacterium horticulturae genome has a window encoding:
- a CDS encoding ferritin-like fold-containing protein — protein MFGWFKRRRPAGRVLRLRSRDELGEGIRVAFETLAPDVDTFLGQAAYLQLGFFETLSELIATTPDLAHKEALSKAAGAALTKHREIVAVIREREGDPTALMLPFREQLDAFRAATHGVRRHETMLSVHITAGMLDDFYDALSHSYGETGSRVARILQADDDRQAIVDLVAEAAADDDELRSLLAMWGRRLVGDTILIARSALRERMLDAAATEQVEPVFTELLAGHARRMQAMGFTA, from the coding sequence GTGTTCGGGTGGTTCAAGAGACGGCGGCCTGCGGGTCGTGTCCTGCGGCTGCGCTCGCGGGATGAGCTGGGTGAGGGCATCCGCGTCGCGTTCGAGACGCTCGCGCCCGACGTCGACACGTTCCTCGGCCAGGCCGCATACCTGCAGCTCGGCTTCTTCGAGACGCTCAGCGAGCTGATCGCCACCACTCCCGACCTCGCGCACAAGGAGGCACTGTCGAAGGCGGCCGGCGCCGCACTGACCAAGCATCGGGAGATCGTCGCCGTCATCCGGGAGCGGGAAGGCGACCCGACCGCGCTCATGCTGCCGTTCCGTGAGCAGCTGGACGCGTTCCGAGCCGCGACGCACGGCGTGCGCCGGCACGAGACGATGCTCTCGGTGCACATCACCGCCGGCATGCTCGACGACTTCTACGACGCGCTGTCGCACAGCTACGGCGAGACGGGGTCGCGCGTCGCGCGGATCCTGCAGGCCGACGACGACCGGCAGGCTATTGTGGACCTCGTGGCCGAGGCGGCGGCCGACGACGACGAGCTGCGCTCGCTGCTGGCGATGTGGGGACGGCGCCTCGTGGGCGACACGATCCTCATCGCGCGCAGCGCACTGAGGGAGCGGATGCTGGATGCCGCCGCCACCGAACAGGTGGAGCCGGTGTTCACCGAACTGCTCGCCGGGCACGCGCGCCGCATGCAGGCGATGGGGTTCACGGCCTGA
- a CDS encoding ATP-dependent helicase: MDSTTRTPRTAASTPVLDAAQRAALDIPPEACGTVVGAPGTGKTTTLVARVEALVRAGVSPDEIAVLTPTRPSATALRDRLGLAVGRATSGALAHSVASFAFRIVRAVEVHAGNEPPRLLTGGDEDQIIQDLLDGDALDEAEGHGRWPAWLTPEVRATKGFRGEVRAFLAECTTLGIEPRPLRVLGERFELDAWRAASSFFVEYLQVRADMRGAHRDAAGLVREAVGFVRTGAGDAVLPRVLLVDDAQELTLGGVELLEACRGRGAAVLAFGDPDVGTGAFRGATPENFARLQAALGPVHTLDAPHRTTAFQTDLARRVIAHIGTAAGASHRRPPVGATDDGSVQAMLVRSVAEEYDVIARVLRERHVRDGVAWSSCAVIAHDTRQVAALEAELSAREVPSRAAGPGKALGALRPVQDLLRVVALAATDIEDWTADVVSDALLGAACGLDPVQLRRLRTALRHEELRAGGERGGRELLLSAVRHPIEFDLVDMREARQAGRFARTVARVRSQLAEGATAHELLWTVWDGAGLERAWGRAARGTGPVAEQAGRDLDAVVALFQAAKRFGERGDAAAENPLTFVRGILDSDVAEDRLEATGGADTVAVLTPAAALGVEYDTVVVAGVQDGVWPNTRLRGSLLDTWRLGDAVRRAADDAGAPDVFDRRRQAMHDELRLFARAITRARAHLLVTAVDDDDTGPSVFFELLPEPTPPGRLAEHPMSLRGLVARHRRTLTDPRAARNAQRRVHAAGQLALLAAAGVAGADPAEWYGMVDPSSTAPLRDLQTEDVRVSPSRLAALETCALDWVIADLGGDAGGMTAGLGTIIHAALEHAEGADEQQLWELVEHRWGELDFEAPWLDRATRQQARDMVRRLALYLRRFEEAGGRLLDAEPHFEVPLPIDGDAPHGAVLSGYIDRVEVDASGRVVIVDLKTGKNEPQKDEKVIDNPQLAAYQLAFEQGVIAGTEGYRPGGAKLLVLRPSATGKDYAEPTQPPFDEVRRELFEQRIHAAVDVMRATRFDAPVEEHCRADHSYGLCGIHTIPAVSAS, encoded by the coding sequence ATGGACAGCACCACCCGAACGCCGCGCACCGCGGCATCCACCCCCGTCCTCGATGCCGCCCAGCGCGCGGCGCTCGACATTCCGCCGGAGGCCTGTGGCACGGTCGTGGGCGCGCCCGGCACGGGTAAGACGACCACGCTCGTGGCTCGTGTCGAGGCGCTCGTGCGCGCGGGCGTGTCGCCCGACGAGATCGCGGTGCTGACCCCGACCCGCCCCAGCGCCACCGCGTTGCGCGATCGTCTCGGCCTCGCGGTCGGGCGCGCGACCTCCGGGGCTCTCGCGCACTCGGTCGCTTCTTTCGCGTTCCGCATCGTGCGCGCCGTCGAGGTGCACGCCGGCAACGAGCCGCCGCGGCTGCTCACCGGCGGCGACGAAGACCAGATCATTCAGGACCTGCTCGATGGGGACGCGCTGGATGAGGCAGAGGGGCACGGCCGCTGGCCTGCCTGGCTGACGCCCGAGGTGCGTGCGACGAAGGGCTTCCGTGGTGAGGTCCGCGCGTTCCTGGCGGAGTGCACGACCCTCGGGATCGAGCCGCGCCCGCTGCGAGTGCTCGGCGAGCGCTTCGAGCTCGACGCGTGGCGGGCGGCGTCCTCGTTCTTCGTGGAGTACCTGCAGGTGCGGGCCGACATGCGCGGTGCGCATCGTGATGCGGCGGGCCTCGTACGTGAGGCGGTGGGTTTCGTGCGCACCGGCGCGGGCGATGCCGTGCTGCCCAGAGTGCTCCTCGTGGACGATGCGCAAGAGCTCACCCTGGGCGGGGTCGAACTGCTGGAGGCCTGCCGCGGGCGAGGCGCCGCGGTCCTCGCCTTCGGCGACCCCGATGTCGGCACCGGAGCCTTCCGCGGAGCGACACCGGAGAATTTCGCGCGGCTTCAGGCGGCTCTCGGTCCCGTGCACACGCTCGACGCCCCGCACCGCACGACCGCCTTTCAGACCGATCTGGCCCGAAGAGTGATCGCCCACATCGGCACCGCCGCGGGTGCTTCCCACCGGCGTCCACCGGTCGGGGCGACCGATGACGGCTCGGTGCAGGCCATGCTCGTCCGGTCGGTCGCTGAGGAGTACGACGTGATCGCCCGGGTGCTGCGCGAGCGTCACGTGCGCGACGGGGTCGCCTGGTCGTCGTGTGCCGTCATCGCACACGACACACGCCAGGTCGCCGCGCTGGAGGCCGAACTCTCGGCGCGCGAAGTGCCCTCGCGTGCCGCCGGTCCCGGCAAGGCCCTGGGCGCGCTGCGACCCGTGCAGGATCTGCTGCGCGTGGTCGCGCTGGCTGCCACCGACATCGAGGACTGGACGGCGGATGTCGTCTCCGACGCGCTGCTGGGCGCGGCGTGCGGGCTCGACCCGGTGCAGCTGCGCAGGCTGCGCACCGCCCTTCGACATGAAGAGCTGCGGGCCGGCGGCGAGCGGGGCGGTCGTGAACTGCTGTTGTCGGCGGTGCGTCACCCGATCGAGTTCGACCTCGTCGACATGCGCGAGGCGCGGCAGGCAGGCCGGTTCGCCCGCACCGTGGCGCGTGTGCGCTCTCAGCTGGCAGAGGGTGCGACCGCACATGAGCTGCTCTGGACGGTGTGGGACGGAGCGGGTCTCGAGCGCGCCTGGGGGCGCGCTGCTCGCGGCACCGGTCCGGTCGCGGAGCAGGCCGGGCGCGACCTGGACGCTGTCGTCGCGCTGTTCCAGGCCGCGAAGCGCTTCGGAGAGCGGGGGGATGCCGCAGCCGAGAACCCCTTGACGTTCGTCCGGGGCATTCTCGACAGTGACGTGGCAGAAGACCGGCTCGAGGCGACGGGTGGGGCGGACACGGTGGCCGTGCTCACGCCTGCTGCCGCACTCGGGGTGGAATACGACACGGTGGTGGTCGCGGGCGTGCAGGACGGCGTGTGGCCCAACACGCGTCTGCGCGGCAGTCTGCTCGACACCTGGCGCCTCGGCGACGCGGTGCGGCGCGCTGCCGACGATGCGGGCGCCCCGGATGTCTTCGACCGGCGGCGTCAGGCCATGCACGATGAGCTGCGCCTGTTCGCGCGTGCGATCACCCGGGCACGTGCGCACCTGCTGGTGACCGCCGTCGACGATGACGACACCGGACCCAGCGTCTTCTTCGAGCTCCTCCCCGAACCGACCCCGCCCGGGCGACTCGCGGAGCATCCGATGTCGTTGCGCGGACTGGTCGCCAGGCACCGTCGGACGTTGACGGACCCCCGCGCGGCACGCAATGCGCAGCGTCGGGTCCACGCGGCGGGCCAGCTCGCACTGCTGGCGGCGGCGGGTGTTGCGGGTGCGGACCCCGCCGAGTGGTACGGGATGGTCGATCCCAGCTCGACGGCTCCGCTGCGGGACCTGCAGACCGAAGACGTGCGCGTCTCGCCGTCGCGACTCGCGGCGCTGGAGACGTGCGCCCTCGACTGGGTGATCGCAGACCTCGGCGGCGACGCCGGCGGGATGACCGCAGGTCTGGGGACGATCATCCATGCGGCGCTCGAGCACGCCGAGGGGGCCGATGAGCAGCAGCTCTGGGAGCTCGTCGAGCATCGCTGGGGCGAGCTGGACTTCGAGGCGCCATGGCTCGACCGTGCCACCCGGCAGCAGGCGCGCGACATGGTGCGGCGTCTCGCACTGTATCTGCGCCGATTCGAAGAGGCGGGCGGCCGGCTGCTCGACGCGGAGCCGCACTTCGAGGTTCCTCTCCCGATCGACGGCGATGCGCCGCACGGTGCGGTGCTCAGCGGGTACATCGACCGTGTGGAGGTCGACGCCTCCGGGCGGGTCGTGATCGTGGATCTGAAGACCGGCAAGAACGAGCCCCAGAAGGACGAGAAGGTCATCGACAATCCGCAGCTCGCCGCCTATCAGCTCGCCTTCGAGCAGGGCGTGATCGCCGGCACCGAGGGGTATCGGCCGGGCGGTGCGAAGCTGCTGGTGCTGCGCCCGAGCGCGACCGGCAAGGACTATGCCGAGCCGACACAACCGCCCTTCGATGAGGTGCGTCGCGAGCTGTTCGAACAGCGCATCCACGCCGCCGTCGACGTCATGCGGGCGACGAGGTTCGACGCGCCGGTGGAAGAGCACTGTCGTGCCGACCACAGCTACGGGCTGTGCGGCATCCACACCATTCCGGCGGTGAGCGCATCGTGA
- a CDS encoding ATP-dependent DNA helicase: protein MTEAILSPQVIAAALGQFPPTDEQVEVISSPLQPALVVAGAGSGKTETMAARVVWLVANRIVRRDQVLGLTFTRKAAGELAERIQRRLARLAEFEQHGLLAHLPALHAAGELDVFARLERGGEPDRARRAQMALLAERVGAAAASDDGESLLHRPTVATYNSFADSIVRENAVRIGRDPEAAVMSESAAWLRMRRVVLDSDDDRLEGIDRAVRTIIDAALRIARDGVDNLVDLDLLEAFPAQFRHILELPSENRRTVVHGDVRKVCTNVDALEVLVGLAREYAVQKRRIGVIDFSDQVAGALQVIESHPVVAAELRDRYRVVLLDEYQDTSVAQTRLLSGLFAGTTVMAVGDPHQAIYGWRGASAGNLGDFATAFARETDCGRYSLMTSWRNSSDVLTAASAVLAPLATSSPVEVGALRPRPGASSGRVEIAVAADVDAEAARVAEWFESVRDERARAGQGTTGAVLLRSKKHMERFADALGARGIPHRILGLGGLLSTPEVVDVVSALRVISDPRAGSALIRLLAGPRWALGLADLRALAQLARRITEHDAALQRLTPDVAQRVRSSSGDDQGSLIDALDFVLRVKDDHGWLSGFTPAARERLRDAAAVFAGLRRAAGAPIGELVRLIELELRLDIELAANETRGPARIASAQLRAFVDEVQAFLSADDSGSLPSLLAWLDHAEELDEFAPRTEPPEDDVVQLLTIHGSKGLEWDAVAVVRMVEDELPTASRDSGGWLGFGVLPYDFRGDAAWLPTLAWRGAQTQQEMVKAIKEFRQANVSRQVDEDRRLAYVAVTRARDHLLLSGSPWGGQTMPRGHSPFLIEIAKALDVALPGGEAGENPFEGRRRLLQWPMDALGERRERVEEAAAAVRVAQRSAPAVADDDLSLLLAERAARARPAGGSAPVRIPASRYKDFVADYAGTVAAISRPMPERPYRQTRLGTLFHAWVERRSGLVGVSGSLDDALWETDAAADADTAALRSLQGAFDRSEWAQLAPIEVETEIDFPFDDLDGTPHLAICKLDAVYRRGDRYEIVDWKTGAPPRNDTERQARLLQLELYRRAYHAKHGIPLDQIDVTLFYVAHDLIVRG from the coding sequence GTGACCGAAGCGATCCTCTCGCCGCAGGTGATCGCGGCGGCGCTGGGCCAGTTTCCCCCCACCGACGAGCAGGTCGAGGTGATCTCGTCGCCGTTGCAGCCGGCGCTGGTGGTCGCGGGCGCCGGGAGCGGAAAGACCGAGACGATGGCCGCCCGCGTCGTATGGCTGGTGGCGAACCGCATCGTGCGCCGCGACCAGGTCCTCGGCCTCACCTTCACCCGCAAGGCCGCGGGCGAGCTGGCCGAGCGCATCCAGCGCAGGCTGGCGCGCCTAGCGGAGTTCGAGCAGCACGGGTTGCTCGCGCACCTTCCGGCACTCCACGCGGCGGGGGAGCTCGACGTGTTCGCACGGCTCGAGCGCGGCGGGGAGCCCGACCGGGCGCGGCGCGCGCAGATGGCGTTGCTGGCCGAGAGAGTCGGGGCGGCCGCGGCATCCGATGACGGCGAGAGCCTGCTGCATCGGCCTACCGTGGCCACCTACAACAGCTTCGCCGACAGCATCGTGCGCGAGAACGCCGTGCGGATCGGACGCGATCCCGAGGCGGCCGTGATGAGCGAGTCGGCGGCATGGCTGCGGATGCGGCGGGTCGTCCTCGACAGCGACGACGACCGGCTGGAGGGCATCGACCGGGCCGTCCGCACGATCATCGACGCAGCGCTGCGGATAGCGCGCGACGGTGTCGACAATCTCGTGGACCTCGACCTTCTGGAGGCGTTTCCCGCACAGTTCCGGCACATTCTCGAGCTCCCCTCCGAGAACAGGCGGACCGTTGTGCACGGTGACGTGCGCAAAGTGTGCACGAACGTCGACGCGCTCGAGGTTCTCGTGGGACTCGCACGCGAATACGCCGTGCAGAAGCGGCGGATCGGCGTGATCGACTTCTCCGACCAGGTCGCCGGCGCGCTGCAGGTGATCGAGTCGCACCCGGTGGTGGCCGCCGAGTTGCGCGACCGCTACCGCGTCGTGCTGCTGGATGAGTATCAAGACACCTCGGTCGCCCAGACCCGGCTGCTGTCGGGGCTGTTCGCAGGCACCACGGTGATGGCCGTCGGCGACCCGCATCAGGCCATCTACGGGTGGCGCGGTGCCAGCGCCGGCAACCTCGGCGACTTCGCGACCGCCTTCGCGCGCGAGACCGACTGCGGGCGGTACTCGCTGATGACGAGCTGGCGCAACAGCTCCGACGTGCTCACCGCCGCCTCGGCCGTGCTCGCCCCGCTTGCGACATCCAGCCCCGTCGAGGTGGGGGCGCTGCGACCGCGACCGGGCGCCTCTTCGGGCCGGGTGGAGATCGCGGTGGCCGCGGACGTCGACGCTGAAGCCGCGCGTGTGGCGGAGTGGTTCGAGAGCGTGCGCGACGAGCGCGCGCGTGCAGGACAAGGCACCACCGGGGCGGTGCTGCTGCGCAGCAAGAAGCACATGGAGCGGTTCGCGGACGCCCTCGGGGCCCGCGGCATCCCGCACCGCATCCTGGGTCTCGGTGGCCTGCTGTCCACGCCGGAAGTCGTCGACGTGGTCAGTGCGCTGCGGGTGATCAGCGATCCGCGGGCGGGTTCGGCGCTGATCAGGCTGCTGGCGGGGCCCCGGTGGGCGCTCGGTCTTGCAGACCTGCGCGCTCTCGCGCAGCTTGCACGCCGGATCACGGAACACGACGCCGCGCTGCAACGACTGACACCGGACGTCGCCCAACGGGTACGGTCTTCGTCGGGTGATGACCAGGGCTCGCTCATCGACGCACTGGATTTCGTGCTGCGCGTGAAGGACGACCACGGCTGGTTGAGCGGATTCACCCCGGCCGCCCGCGAGCGTCTGCGCGATGCTGCCGCTGTGTTCGCGGGCTTGCGACGCGCGGCGGGAGCACCCATCGGTGAACTGGTACGTCTCATCGAGCTCGAACTGCGTCTTGACATCGAATTGGCCGCGAACGAGACACGGGGTCCTGCGCGGATCGCATCCGCACAGTTGCGCGCGTTCGTCGACGAGGTACAGGCGTTCCTGTCGGCCGACGACTCCGGTTCGTTGCCCTCGCTCCTCGCGTGGCTTGACCACGCGGAAGAGCTCGACGAGTTCGCGCCGCGTACCGAGCCGCCCGAAGACGATGTCGTCCAGTTGCTCACCATCCACGGGTCGAAGGGGCTGGAGTGGGACGCGGTGGCCGTCGTACGCATGGTAGAGGACGAGCTGCCCACTGCCTCCCGGGACAGCGGCGGCTGGCTGGGTTTCGGTGTTCTGCCATACGACTTCCGTGGCGACGCGGCATGGCTGCCGACGCTCGCCTGGCGCGGCGCGCAGACGCAGCAGGAGATGGTGAAGGCGATCAAGGAGTTCCGGCAGGCGAACGTGAGCCGCCAGGTCGACGAGGACCGGCGGCTCGCCTACGTCGCCGTCACGCGGGCACGCGATCACCTGCTCCTGTCCGGGTCGCCGTGGGGCGGGCAGACCATGCCGCGCGGTCACAGCCCGTTCCTCATCGAGATCGCGAAGGCGCTGGATGTTGCGCTACCGGGCGGCGAAGCGGGCGAGAACCCGTTCGAGGGGCGACGGCGTCTGCTGCAGTGGCCGATGGATGCGCTCGGCGAACGGCGGGAGCGCGTCGAGGAGGCGGCGGCCGCCGTGCGTGTCGCGCAGCGCTCGGCGCCGGCGGTGGCCGACGACGACCTCTCCCTGCTGCTCGCCGAGCGAGCGGCGCGCGCCCGGCCGGCGGGCGGGTCCGCGCCGGTGCGCATCCCCGCGTCGCGATACAAGGACTTCGTCGCCGACTACGCCGGCACGGTCGCCGCGATCAGCCGGCCGATGCCCGAACGTCCGTACCGGCAGACGCGCCTGGGGACGTTGTTCCATGCGTGGGTGGAGCGCCGGTCGGGGTTGGTGGGCGTGTCGGGCTCGCTCGACGACGCGCTGTGGGAGACGGATGCCGCGGCCGATGCGGACACGGCGGCGCTGCGTTCGCTGCAGGGCGCGTTCGACCGTTCGGAGTGGGCGCAGCTTGCGCCGATCGAAGTGGAGACGGAGATCGACTTTCCGTTCGACGATCTCGACGGCACCCCACACCTCGCGATCTGCAAGCTCGACGCGGTATACCGCCGCGGTGATCGCTACGAGATCGTCGACTGGAAGACCGGCGCTCCGCCTCGCAACGACACCGAGCGCCAGGCTCGACTCCTGCAACTGGAGCTGTACCGCCGCGCCTACCATGCCAAGCACGGCATTCCGCTCGATCAGATCGACGTCACCCTCTTCTATGTCGCGCACGATCTGATCGTGCGCGGCTGA
- a CDS encoding DEAD/DEAH box helicase, translated as MTTFADLGVDQDIVEALSARGINDSFPIQEQTIPLSLPGQDIIGQAKTGTGKTFGFGIPVVQRLGLDPEPGVKALIVVPTRELAVQVYEDIDMLTSNRPTSVVAIYGGKAYEGQIEQLRAGAQIVVGTPGRLIDLAGQRLLDLSNAHEVVLDEADKMLDLGFLPDIEKIFQKVPAIRHTQLFSATMPGPIVALARRFMSSPIHIRASDPDEGIAQANIRHLVYRTHALDKDEVIARILQAEGRGKTVIFTRTKRAAQKLVDELSDRGFNAGAVHGDMSQEARERSMGAFKAGKKDVLIATDVAARGIDVDDVTHVINHTIPDDEKSYLHRVGRTGRAGKTGIAVTFVDWEDLHKWALINRALDFGKPEPVETYSSSPHLYDELDIPEGTKGRIATAPRTQSVKTQKTPARAVDAADEGEGGTKRRRRRRRAGQQETVGATFTEGTDDSAGPAAAEDETPAEGAGTHDGAGKEHHDGKPAAARRRRRRRRSGTGSPTPGA; from the coding sequence GTGACGACTTTCGCCGACCTCGGCGTCGATCAGGACATCGTCGAGGCGCTCTCCGCGCGCGGCATCAACGACTCCTTCCCCATCCAGGAACAGACCATTCCGCTGAGCCTGCCCGGGCAGGACATCATCGGACAGGCCAAGACCGGCACCGGCAAGACCTTCGGGTTCGGCATTCCGGTGGTCCAGCGCCTCGGGCTCGACCCCGAGCCGGGGGTCAAGGCGCTGATCGTGGTACCCACCCGCGAGCTGGCCGTGCAGGTGTACGAAGACATCGACATGCTCACCTCCAACCGCCCCACGAGCGTGGTCGCCATCTACGGCGGCAAGGCGTACGAGGGACAGATCGAACAGCTGCGCGCGGGTGCCCAGATCGTCGTGGGCACGCCCGGCCGTCTCATCGACCTCGCCGGTCAGCGTCTTCTGGACCTGTCGAACGCCCACGAGGTCGTCCTCGATGAGGCCGACAAGATGCTCGACCTCGGGTTCCTTCCCGACATCGAGAAGATCTTCCAGAAGGTGCCGGCCATCCGGCACACGCAGCTGTTCTCGGCGACCATGCCGGGTCCGATCGTGGCCCTGGCCCGCCGGTTCATGTCGAGCCCGATCCACATCCGCGCCTCCGACCCCGACGAGGGCATCGCGCAGGCGAATATCCGCCACCTCGTCTACCGCACGCATGCGCTCGACAAGGATGAGGTCATCGCGCGCATCCTGCAGGCTGAGGGCCGCGGAAAGACCGTCATCTTCACCCGCACCAAGCGTGCGGCGCAGAAGCTCGTCGACGAGTTGAGCGACCGCGGCTTCAACGCGGGCGCCGTCCACGGCGACATGAGCCAGGAAGCCCGCGAGCGCTCGATGGGCGCGTTCAAGGCCGGCAAGAAGGACGTGCTCATCGCCACCGACGTCGCCGCCCGCGGCATCGACGTCGACGACGTCACGCACGTGATCAACCACACGATCCCCGATGACGAGAAGTCCTATCTGCACCGCGTGGGCCGCACCGGGCGCGCCGGCAAGACCGGCATCGCCGTGACCTTCGTCGACTGGGAAGACCTGCACAAGTGGGCGCTCATCAACCGCGCGCTCGACTTCGGCAAGCCCGAGCCCGTCGAGACGTACTCGTCGAGCCCGCACTTGTATGACGAACTCGACATCCCCGAAGGCACCAAGGGCCGCATCGCGACGGCTCCCCGCACGCAGTCGGTGAAGACCCAGAAGACGCCCGCTCGGGCGGTGGATGCCGCAGATGAGGGTGAGGGCGGAACGAAGCGTCGCCGTCGCCGGCGCCGTGCCGGTCAGCAGGAGACCGTCGGCGCCACGTTCACCGAGGGCACCGACGACTCCGCGGGTCCCGCCGCAGCCGAGGACGAGACACCGGCCGAGGGTGCGGGAACGCACGACGGTGCGGGCAAAGAGCACCACGACGGCAAGCCGGCTGCTGCCCGTCGGCGCCGTCGCCGGCGCCGCTCCGGCACAGGCTCGCCGACGCCCGGCGCCTGA
- a CDS encoding DUF3107 domain-containing protein, protein MEIRIGIVNTGRELNFETDETADAVRTAVTQALDSGATQVTLSDAKGNSYIIPTAGIAYVELGTEDVRKVGFVA, encoded by the coding sequence GTGGAGATCCGCATTGGCATCGTGAACACCGGACGTGAGCTGAACTTCGAGACCGACGAGACTGCGGATGCCGTGCGCACCGCCGTCACGCAGGCGCTGGACTCCGGTGCCACGCAGGTCACGCTCAGCGACGCCAAGGGCAACTCGTACATCATCCCCACCGCCGGGATCGCCTACGTCGAGCTCGGCACCGAAGACGTCCGCAAGGTCGGGTTCGTCGCCTGA
- a CDS encoding PHP domain-containing protein, producing MGAHRFRGPSDLHLHSERSDGTQSPADVMRAAREHGVRTAALTDHDTTAGWADAAAAARALQMTFMPGMEMSTRHHGRSVHLLAYLFDPEDAALRAEIDRVRSSRRDRARTMTDRIGRDYDLTWADVLAQTGEEATIGRPHIADALIAKEHVRDRTEAFAGILNPRREYYVALYSPDPVNAVRLVVGAGGVPIIAHPASRGGVPSDDVLAAMLEAGLAGFELDHRENHAEGVRHLARLVAERDLIVTGSSDYHGAGKPNLPGEHTTDDEMVQRIIERSSGTEPVYG from the coding sequence ATGGGCGCCCACAGGTTCCGAGGCCCGAGTGATCTGCACCTTCATTCCGAGCGGTCCGACGGCACGCAGTCACCCGCCGATGTCATGCGCGCTGCGCGCGAGCACGGGGTGCGCACGGCGGCGCTGACCGACCACGACACGACGGCCGGGTGGGCGGATGCCGCAGCCGCGGCCCGCGCGCTGCAGATGACCTTCATGCCGGGCATGGAGATGTCCACACGTCATCACGGCCGTAGCGTGCACCTGCTCGCCTACCTGTTCGACCCCGAGGACGCAGCCCTGCGGGCCGAGATCGATCGCGTCCGCTCGTCGCGACGGGACCGCGCCCGGACCATGACCGACCGGATAGGGCGCGACTACGACCTCACCTGGGCGGACGTGCTCGCCCAGACGGGAGAAGAGGCGACGATCGGCAGACCGCACATCGCGGATGCCCTCATCGCAAAAGAGCACGTCCGTGACCGCACCGAGGCGTTCGCCGGAATTCTCAACCCGCGCCGCGAGTACTACGTTGCCCTCTACTCGCCCGACCCGGTGAACGCCGTACGGCTGGTCGTGGGAGCCGGAGGTGTGCCGATCATCGCGCATCCCGCCAGTCGCGGGGGTGTGCCGTCAGATGACGTGCTGGCGGCGATGCTCGAGGCCGGCCTGGCCGGTTTCGAGCTCGATCACCGTGAGAACCACGCGGAGGGCGTGCGCCACCTCGCCCGTCTTGTGGCCGAGCGCGACCTGATCGTGACCGGCTCGAGCGACTACCACGGCGCCGGCAAGCCGAATCTGCCCGGTGAGCACACGACCGATGACGAGATGGTGCAGCGCATCATCGAGCGCTCCAGCGGAACTGAGCCCGTCTACGGCTGA